One genomic segment of Sphingomonas sp. JUb134 includes these proteins:
- a CDS encoding RES family NAD+ phosphorylase, whose protein sequence is MATIATGRVLHRVHAATVAAKWYGRKDATWRWDDPDGKFGVLYLGKTLVGPFAETLLRRPTDRDVLWDQVARRRAASFSATRPIRLAKVHGPGLGWFRTTTAGVSADFDPVDNPGAYAVPQRISAEIYSTTSLDGIQYRSRFDNDELCIALFDRADAAISLDTEGVAIAKDWTRTVLGDRGYTLIEL, encoded by the coding sequence GTGGCGACGATCGCGACGGGGCGAGTGCTTCATCGCGTGCACGCCGCGACGGTCGCGGCCAAATGGTATGGCCGCAAGGACGCGACCTGGCGTTGGGACGATCCGGACGGCAAATTCGGTGTGCTCTATTTGGGCAAGACGCTCGTCGGCCCCTTTGCGGAGACCTTGCTGAGGAGGCCGACGGACCGGGATGTCCTTTGGGATCAGGTCGCCAGGAGACGCGCTGCAAGCTTCTCCGCAACGCGACCGATCCGGCTGGCGAAGGTCCACGGACCGGGTCTCGGCTGGTTTAGAACGACCACCGCCGGAGTCTCGGCCGACTTCGATCCGGTGGATAATCCTGGCGCGTATGCGGTGCCGCAGCGGATCTCAGCGGAAATCTACAGCACCACCAGCCTCGATGGTATCCAGTACCGATCGCGGTTCGACAACGATGAGCTTTGCATCGCGCTGTTCGATCGGGCCGACGCGGCAATCTCCTTGGACACGGAGGGTGTCGCCATCGCCAAGGACTGGACCCGGACTGTGCTCGGCGATCGCGGCTATACGCTGATCGAACTCTAA
- a CDS encoding Fic family protein → MTPSGVAPEWQAYAMPDYDAAMTRACAELQQRILADPTYRMSILTDPRDLHRALFAEFTPSGYTEYAGTYRGTVGTSLEGRRMGAPQIFDLKKSFAFEEPQKVTAALDFMLSEVRRELVPARAATPYVQLLTLTHLFCWFGKIHPFLDGNGHVQRALFAAAAAELEVPLASRFAIHPRPFDRLLAWPLERFTIAKPDQREHFLAMVAEYLSSWLAGPFDRPASGIAP, encoded by the coding sequence ATGACGCCGAGCGGCGTGGCGCCAGAATGGCAGGCCTACGCCATGCCGGACTATGATGCGGCAATGACGCGGGCATGCGCCGAGCTTCAGCAGCGTATCCTCGCCGACCCCACCTATCGGATGTCCATTCTGACCGACCCGCGTGACCTGCATCGAGCCTTGTTTGCCGAGTTCACGCCGTCCGGTTACACCGAATATGCTGGCACCTATCGGGGCACGGTCGGCACCTCGCTCGAGGGACGGCGCATGGGCGCCCCGCAAATTTTCGATCTCAAGAAGAGCTTCGCATTCGAGGAACCTCAGAAGGTCACTGCCGCGCTCGATTTCATGCTTTCCGAGGTTCGGCGCGAACTGGTCCCGGCACGAGCTGCCACGCCTTATGTTCAGCTCCTGACCTTGACCCACCTCTTCTGCTGGTTTGGGAAGATCCACCCCTTTCTCGACGGCAATGGCCACGTCCAGCGGGCCCTGTTCGCCGCGGCGGCGGCCGAGCTGGAAGTTCCGCTCGCCTCGCGATTCGCTATCCATCCGCGCCCGTTCGACCGGCTTCTGGCTTGGCCGCTGGAGAGGTTCACGATCGCCAAGCCTGATCAGCGCGAGCATTTTCTCGCGATGGTCGCCGAATATCTGAGCTCTTGGTTGGCCGGACCATTTGACCGGCCTGCGAGCGGCATCGCGCCGTAA
- a CDS encoding Tn3 family transposase, producing the protein MPRRHILSARQRSALLDLPTDEAALLRHYLLADDDLIHIDRRRRPENRIGFALQLCALRYPGRTLAPGELIPHTVSAFLGAQLGIAGETLAAYAVRRQTRHQHMEALRRIYGYRMFPGRGPYARAFRDWLLAEAEQARSNDDLARRFIARCRETMTILPAITTIERLCADALVAAERRIEKRIAARLDPVACDGLDRLTTEMLPGAISRFIWLRRIEPGNNSAAANRLLDRLEFLRAMNLNDGILAGVPPHRVARLRRQGERYFADGLRDLGADRRRAIMAVCVIEWATATADAVIETHDRIVGRTWRDAKQLHDARVVETRGATTATLNGFTALGQSLLEAHGDGASLEDAVAGGAGWERLTSLVATAKTLTDTLGDDPLAYVDQGYHRFRRYAPRMLRCLDLKAAAVARPLLDAATVIATKGAVPAADDFLRPHSKWRRQLRAKGDDDARLREVAVMFHLRDALRSGDIWLDRSHRYGDLRHVLVPMAVAHAAKLAVPSDPHVWLADRKVRLADGLARLGRAVRSGTIPKGSIEDGTLRIDRLTADAPDGIEDLVLDLYRRLPPVRITDLLLEVDTALGFTDAFTHLRTGVPCGDRIGLLNVLLAEGLNLGLRKMAEASNTHDYWQLSRLARWHVESEAIDQALANVVAAQGALPMAQVWGMGRSASADGQFFPAARQGEAMNTINARYGNDPGIKAYTHVNDRFAPFASRTIPATVSEAPYLLDGLTMNEAGRRIEEQYADTGGFTDHLFGISAMLGCRLVLRIRDLPSKRLYVFDPAATPSELRPLVGGKAREALIVSNWPDLFRCAATMSAGQVAPSSILRKLASYPRQNDLASALREVGRIERTLFIIEWILDVGMQRRAQVGLNKGEAHHALKNALRIGRQGEIRDRTTEGQHYRIAGLNLLTAIIVYWNTLHLGHAVEARRREGLDTPDHLLAHISPLGWAHILLTGEYLWPKDAGA; encoded by the coding sequence ATGCCGAGACGCCATATCCTCAGCGCCCGACAGCGTTCGGCCCTACTCGACCTACCGACTGACGAAGCGGCGCTGCTGCGCCATTATCTTCTGGCAGACGATGACCTGATTCATATCGACCGGCGTCGCCGACCGGAGAACCGCATCGGGTTCGCCCTGCAGTTGTGCGCGCTGCGATATCCAGGCCGGACCCTTGCTCCCGGCGAACTGATCCCACACACTGTATCTGCCTTTCTAGGCGCCCAGCTTGGCATCGCTGGCGAGACGCTCGCGGCCTATGCCGTTCGACGCCAAACCCGCCACCAGCACATGGAGGCGCTGCGCCGTATCTACGGATACAGAATGTTCCCCGGACGGGGACCGTATGCCAGGGCTTTCCGCGATTGGCTTCTCGCCGAAGCCGAGCAGGCACGCTCAAACGACGACCTTGCCCGGCGCTTCATTGCCCGCTGCCGTGAAACCATGACCATCCTGCCGGCGATCACGACAATCGAGCGTTTGTGCGCGGACGCGCTCGTCGCCGCCGAACGTCGGATCGAGAAGCGGATCGCGGCCCGTCTCGATCCCGTCGCCTGTGATGGGCTCGACCGACTGACTACCGAGATGCTGCCGGGGGCGATCAGCCGCTTCATCTGGCTGCGCCGGATTGAGCCGGGCAACAACTCCGCCGCGGCGAACCGGCTGCTCGACCGGCTCGAGTTCCTGCGCGCGATGAACCTCAATGATGGTATACTTGCCGGTGTTCCACCGCATCGCGTCGCCCGGCTACGCCGGCAGGGCGAGCGCTACTTCGCCGATGGCCTGCGCGACCTCGGCGCCGATCGGCGCCGCGCTATCATGGCGGTCTGCGTCATTGAATGGGCCACGGCGACTGCGGATGCGGTGATCGAAACACATGACCGGATCGTTGGCCGCACCTGGCGCGACGCGAAGCAACTGCATGACGCGCGGGTCGTAGAAACCAGAGGCGCTACCACTGCGACTTTGAACGGCTTCACTGCACTCGGTCAATCATTGCTCGAAGCGCATGGCGACGGCGCGTCGCTGGAAGATGCGGTCGCGGGCGGGGCGGGATGGGAACGGCTCACCAGCCTCGTCGCTACGGCCAAGACGTTGACGGACACCTTGGGCGATGATCCGCTGGCCTATGTTGATCAGGGGTATCACCGCTTCCGTCGGTATGCCCCGCGCATGCTGCGATGCCTCGACCTCAAAGCTGCGGCGGTTGCACGGCCTTTGCTGGACGCGGCTACCGTCATCGCTACCAAGGGCGCAGTTCCGGCGGCCGACGATTTCTTGCGCCCGCATTCCAAATGGCGGCGACAGTTGCGGGCGAAGGGCGATGATGATGCCCGCCTCCGGGAAGTCGCGGTCATGTTTCACCTGCGCGACGCGCTGCGCTCGGGCGACATATGGCTCGACCGCTCGCATCGATATGGTGACCTGCGCCACGTCCTCGTGCCGATGGCGGTCGCGCATGCCGCGAAGCTGGCGGTCCCGTCCGACCCGCATGTCTGGCTGGCTGACCGCAAAGTGCGTCTCGCTGATGGCCTTGCCCGGCTCGGTCGCGCCGTGCGCAGCGGTACAATTCCGAAAGGCAGCATCGAGGACGGCACGCTGCGCATTGATCGGCTCACCGCTGACGCGCCGGATGGGATCGAGGATCTGGTGCTTGATCTGTATCGCCGGCTGCCGCCCGTCCGCATCACCGATCTGCTGCTCGAAGTCGATACCGCGCTGGGTTTCACTGATGCCTTCACGCATCTGCGCACCGGCGTGCCATGCGGCGACCGAATCGGCCTGCTCAACGTCCTGCTTGCCGAGGGCCTGAATTTGGGTCTGCGTAAGATGGCAGAGGCTTCCAACACTCACGACTATTGGCAACTCTCCCGTCTCGCTCGCTGGCACGTCGAAAGCGAGGCGATCGACCAGGCGCTGGCCAACGTGGTCGCGGCGCAAGGGGCGCTGCCGATGGCCCAGGTCTGGGGTATGGGCAGATCCGCATCGGCCGATGGCCAGTTCTTCCCCGCCGCACGGCAGGGCGAAGCGATGAATACGATCAACGCCCGCTACGGCAACGATCCCGGCATCAAGGCCTATACCCACGTCAACGACCGCTTCGCGCCGTTTGCATCGCGGACCATTCCAGCCACGGTCAGCGAAGCACCTTATCTACTCGACGGGCTGACGATGAATGAGGCAGGGCGACGGATCGAAGAGCAGTACGCCGACACTGGCGGGTTCACCGATCATCTGTTCGGGATCAGCGCGATGCTCGGCTGCCGCCTTGTACTGCGCATCCGCGACCTCCCATCCAAACGACTGTACGTGTTCGACCCTGCCGCGACGCCGAGCGAATTGCGCCCGCTGGTGGGCGGCAAGGCGCGTGAGGCGCTGATCGTTTCCAACTGGCCCGATCTGTTCCGCTGCGCCGCCACCATGAGCGCTGGACAGGTCGCGCCGAGCAGCATCTTGCGCAAGCTCGCCTCCTATCCGCGCCAGAACGATCTTGCCTCCGCGCTGCGCGAGGTGGGCCGGATCGAGCGGACGCTGTTCATCATCGAATGGATACTCGACGTCGGCATGCAGCGCCGTGCACAGGTCGGCCTCAACAAAGGCGAGGCACATCATGCGCTGAAAAATGCCCTGCGCATCGGCCGTCAGGGCGAAATCCGCGACCGCACGACGGAGGGTCAGCATTACCGGATCGCCGGCCTCAACCTGCTCACCGCCATCATCGTCTACTGGAACACCCTGCACCTTGGCCATGCCGTTGAGGCCCGGCGCCGCGAAGGGCTCGATACCCCCGACCATCTTCTCGCCCATATTTCGCCGCTCGGATGGGCACACATCCTCCTCACTGGCGAGTACCTTTGGCCCAAGGACGCCGGCGCTTAG
- a CDS encoding nucleotidyl transferase AbiEii/AbiGii toxin family protein, translated as MATDQYRDQVRLLLDVLPLVMAEPAFALKGGTAINLFEWDLPRLSVDIDLTYLPLQDRAASLQAIGEALARIKVEIERRLPPTRVTQTRQGQEGMEVKLNCQRGKTQIKVEVNPTLRGHLLPLRDLPCSDRVQERFEAFVEARCLSHGELFGGKICAALDRQHPRDLFDVKRLLDVEGVVDEVRHGFVAALVSHGRPIAELISPSRKDQSGAFKAQFEGMPFEPFAYEDHVHTFGRLVAAIHRSLGADDRRFLESFEAGDPEWDAFPLPALRELPAPQFKLVNIRKFRKAQPERHAAGLIALEAALEK; from the coding sequence GTGGCAACTGACCAATATCGTGACCAGGTTCGCCTGCTGTTGGACGTCCTGCCTTTGGTCATGGCGGAGCCGGCCTTCGCATTGAAAGGCGGCACGGCGATCAACCTGTTCGAGTGGGACCTCCCGCGGCTCTCGGTCGATATCGATCTAACCTACCTTCCCCTCCAAGACCGGGCGGCCTCTCTGCAGGCGATCGGCGAGGCGCTTGCCCGGATCAAGGTAGAAATCGAACGCCGCCTCCCGCCAACCCGCGTGACCCAGACACGCCAGGGCCAAGAAGGTATGGAGGTCAAGCTCAACTGTCAGCGCGGCAAGACCCAGATCAAGGTCGAAGTGAATCCCACCCTGCGCGGCCATCTCCTTCCTCTCCGCGATCTTCCCTGCTCCGACCGTGTGCAGGAGAGATTTGAGGCTTTCGTCGAAGCGCGCTGTCTCTCGCACGGCGAGCTCTTTGGCGGCAAGATTTGTGCCGCGCTGGACCGGCAACATCCGCGCGATCTGTTCGACGTGAAGCGTCTGCTGGACGTAGAGGGCGTCGTCGATGAGGTTCGTCACGGTTTCGTCGCGGCGCTTGTAAGCCACGGGCGCCCGATCGCTGAACTGATCAGCCCGAGCCGAAAGGACCAGAGCGGAGCGTTCAAGGCCCAATTCGAAGGCATGCCCTTCGAGCCGTTCGCCTATGAGGATCATGTTCATACGTTCGGTCGCCTCGTGGCGGCGATCCATAGGTCCCTCGGCGCTGATGATCGGAGGTTCTTAGAGAGTTTTGAGGCCGGAGACCCGGAATGGGACGCCTTCCCATTGCCAGCGCTTCGAGAGCTGCCCGCTCCTCAATTCAAGTTGGTAAACATCCGCAAATTTCGAAAGGCGCAGCCGGAACGACACGCAGCGGGTCTCATCGCGCTGGAAGCAGCTCTCGAGAAATAG
- a CDS encoding type IV toxin-antitoxin system AbiEi family antitoxin domain-containing protein, translated as MGTHPPHWRVPLAQGRRRLGCHSALSRNRPLVLPAWFQKHWGGEVRHMQTKLLPNDIGLTEHRTPEGYPLTAATPERAILELLHLAPKEFDLVEACQIVEGMTSLRPKLMQSLLEACTSVKVRRLFLYLAERADLPVMRHVKVDQIDLGSGDRSLAKMGRYVPKYRLLLPRELVSSGN; from the coding sequence ATGGGCACACATCCTCCTCACTGGCGAGTACCTTTGGCCCAAGGACGCCGGCGCTTAGGGTGTCATTCCGCCCTCAGCCGGAACCGACCCCTGGTTCTGCCGGCATGGTTTCAGAAGCATTGGGGGGGGGAGGTCCGTCATATGCAAACCAAGCTCCTGCCGAACGATATCGGGCTCACCGAGCACCGAACCCCGGAAGGCTATCCATTGACAGCCGCTACGCCCGAGCGGGCGATACTGGAGCTGCTGCATCTCGCGCCAAAGGAATTCGATCTCGTCGAGGCCTGCCAGATCGTGGAGGGCATGACGTCGCTTCGCCCCAAGCTCATGCAGTCCCTGCTCGAGGCCTGCACATCGGTGAAGGTCCGGCGGCTGTTCCTCTACCTTGCGGAACGGGCGGACCTACCGGTCATGCGGCACGTGAAGGTGGACCAGATAGATCTGGGCTCCGGCGATCGCAGCCTTGCGAAAATGGGGCGGTACGTCCCGAAATACAGACTGCTCCTCCCCAGGGAGCTTGTGTCGAGTGGCAACTGA
- a CDS encoding recombinase family protein has translation MGQRAAIYARVSTADQSCERQLRDLAGFAERGGYEVVEVFRETASGMKANRSARAEVMKLAQARHIDAILVTELSRWGRSTQDLLDTLNRLSGWRVSVVAMSGMTFEVDTPHGRMMATMLAGIAQFERDMLSERVRSGLAAARARGRKLGRQLGERPKSDRLAPKVLAHIAEGRSYRWIARDLGLSKNTVAGIVARARGNVSPDVTVTT, from the coding sequence TTGGGACAGCGCGCCGCCATCTACGCCAGGGTTTCGACAGCCGACCAGTCGTGCGAACGGCAGCTCCGCGACCTGGCCGGCTTTGCCGAGCGTGGCGGCTATGAAGTGGTCGAGGTCTTCCGCGAAACCGCGTCGGGCATGAAGGCAAACCGTTCGGCGCGGGCTGAGGTGATGAAGCTGGCGCAGGCACGCCATATCGATGCGATCCTCGTTACCGAACTCAGTCGCTGGGGGCGTTCGACCCAGGACCTGCTCGATACACTCAACCGGCTGTCGGGCTGGCGCGTGTCGGTGGTCGCGATGAGCGGCATGACGTTCGAGGTCGATACGCCGCATGGGCGGATGATGGCGACGATGCTCGCAGGTATAGCCCAGTTTGAGCGCGACATGCTGAGCGAGCGGGTCCGCTCTGGCCTTGCTGCAGCGCGGGCACGTGGCCGCAAACTCGGCCGGCAACTGGGGGAGCGACCCAAGTCGGACCGCCTCGCGCCCAAAGTGTTGGCGCATATCGCCGAGGGGCGGAGCTATCGCTGGATCGCTCGCGACCTGGGACTCAGCAAGAACACGGTCGCCGGGATCGTGGCTCGCGCACGGGGTAACGTGAGCCCTGATGTCACGGTGACGACATGA